Sequence from the Luteibacter aegosomaticola genome:
TCAACGAATACGACGACATCATCGGCCTGCCGATCCTCGATCTGATCTCGGGCACGCACGCCGACGACTTCAAGAACGCCCTGCGCGGGGTGTCAAAGGGCGAAAAGACCCCACCGCCGATGGACCTCCTGGCCCGTCGCGACGACGGCACCACGTTCAAGGCGGCCGTCGAATTCGCCCAGGCCACCTTCGAAGGCGAGGCCTGCCTGCAGATCGTGTTCCGCCAGCAGACGGTGGACCCCGCGCTGGTGGCGCAGCTCTATCAGGATCCGGTCACCGGCCTGTTCAATCGCGCGCGCACGCTTGAGCACATTGATGAGGCTGTGGCCGCCGCCGCAGCGGGCCGTGCTGGCCAGGCCGTGCTGCTGATCGAGCCGGACAACTGGAAGGAACTGGTGGCCAGCGCTGGCATCGCCAACGCCGACCAGGTGCTGGCGAACCTTGCCGTGCGCATCAAGGAAGCACTCGACGAGGAAGACGTCCCGGGCGTACTCGGCGACCACACCTTCGGCATCGTGCTCGCTCCGCGGGGCGACCTGGAACACGCCGCGCTGACCGAGCGCCTGCGCGCCAGCATCGCCGAAGCCATCATCGACGCGGGCACGCGCTCACTGACGGTCACCGTGACCGTGGGCGGCACCCTGCTCGCCGAAAAGAACGCCAACGCCGAAACCGTGCTCGACCAGGCCCAGGCCGCGCTGCGCAACGCCCAGAACCAGGGCGGTAATCGCGTGGAGCTGCACGACCCGGCCGCGCGCGAAAAGGCCGATGCCGAGCGCGAGCAGTACTGGCTGGACCTGGTTCGCGAGGCGCTCGCGCAGGATGGCCTGCGCCTGTACCACCAGCAGATCATCAGCCTGCAGGATGCCGCCGGCGAGTTCTACGACATCCTGGTCCGCATGCGCGGCCCGAAGGGCGATGTGCTGCCCTCGTACTTCTTCCCCGTGGCGGAACGCAACGGCCTGCTTCCGGCGATCGACCGCTGGGTGCTGGGCCACGCTATCGACGCCCTCGCCCACCGCGAGAACGATGGCCTGACCACCACCTATTTCGTGAAGATCACCGCACAGTCGCTGGAAGACCCCGACCTGCTGCCGTGGCTCAAGCGGCGCCTGGAAACGGCCAAGCTGCGCCGCAGCCAGCTCGTTATCGCCATGCCGGAATCGAAGGTGCTGACGATGCTGCGCAAGGCCCAGGAGTTCTCGGCCGGCTGGCGCCAGTCGGGCGGGCGGTTTGCGATCGAGCAGTTCGGCTCAGGCCTGAACTCGTTCCAGATGCTGACCCACGTCGAGGCCGACTTCCTGAAGATCGACCGCAGCTTCATGACCGACCTGCCGCAGCACCCGGAAAACCAGAAGCGCATTTCCGACATCTGCAAGGAAGGCCACGCCACTGGCAAGCAGACCGTCGCCGAATGGGTGGAGGATGCTGTGAGCACCTCGCTGCTCTTCGCCTGCGGCGTCGATTTCGTGCAGGGCAACTTCCTGCAGGAGCCGGCGAAGGTGTTGGCTGAAGAGTACCTGCCGGTCTGAGGCGAAAGGCGTCGCCCACAGGGTGGGCTCCTACCGTAGGAGCCCACCCTGTGGGCGACGCCTTTCGCGAAGACCCAACAAGACGCCTCTCGCGAAAACCCAACACGTACAACCCAACACGCACAACGAAAAAAGCCCGCGATCGCTCGCGGGCTTTTTCTTGACGCTTGCTGCAACCGATTACTCGGCAGCGGCAGCAGCGGCAGCCTTCTTCGCAGCCTTGGCGGCGGCGGCGGCGGCCACGTCTTCCTTGATGCGAGCAGCCTTGCCTTCCAGACCACGCAGGAAGTACAGCTTGGCGCCGCGGACCTTACCCTTACGCTTCACTTCGACCGAGTCGATAGCGGCGCTGTGGGTCTGGAACACGCGCTCAACGCCGGTGCCGTGCGAGATCTTGCGCACGGTGAAGGCGGAGTGCAGGCCGCGGCTACGCTTGGCAATGCAGATACCTTCGAACGCCTGGACGCGCTCGCGGTTGCCTTCCTTGACCTTGACGTTAACGACCACGGTGTCGCCAGGGCCGAAATCCGGCAGCTGGCGGGTGATCTGCTCGGCTTCGAACTGTTGGAGAAGTTTGTTCATGGCACACACCTGTCAATATTTGTTACGGCGGTCGTCGCCGGCCGCACCGTTTGGCCGCGAATATTCACGGCGGAATTCATCCAGCAAAGCCCGGGATTGATCATCCAGGACCAGCTGCGTTAGCAGATCCGGCCGGCGCAGCCAGGTTCGACCTAGCGACTGCTTACGACGCCAACGGGCAATAGCCGCGTGGTCGCCGGACAGCAGCACCTCCGGCACGCCACCCCATGCGTCGTGCTGCACGGGACGGGTGTAGTGCGGGCAATCCAGCAAGCCGTCCGAGAACGAATCCTGCTGGTGGGACTGCGCATCGTTCAATGCACCTTCCTGAAGACGACCCACCGCATCGATAACCACCGCTGCGCCGAGCTCACCGCCAGACAGCACATAATCGCCGATTGAGAGCTCTTCGTCGACCTCGTGCTGGACAAAGCGTTCGTCCACACCTTCATAACGTCCGCAGATCAGGGCAATTCGCGGCATATTTGCCAGCGCTTCCACCCGCTTCTGCGTCAGCCGCGCGCCTTGCGGGCTGAGGTAGATCACGTGCACCGGTTCCGGTGCCGCCTCACGAATCGCCGCGAGCGTGGCTCGCAAGGGCTCGATCAGCATCACCATGCCTGGTCCACCGCCAAAGGGGCGGCCATCCACGGTGCGGTAATTATCGGTGGCGAAATCACGCGGGTTCCAGGCTTCCACCTGGAGCAGCTCGCGCTGCTGCGCCCTTCCTACCACCCCGATACCGGCCGACTGGCGGACAAAATCGGGAAACAGCGTTACCACGTCGATGCGCATGACTTCAGGTACCGCTGCTCAGAACTCGGGGTCCCAGTCCACTACGATGCGGCCGGCGTCGAAATCGACGGACTGCACGTAGGGGCCCTGGACGAACGGGACCAGACGCTCCTTTTCACCATCCTTGACCACCATGACATCGTTGGCGCCGGTGGAAAAAAGGTGGCTGACCCGGCCGAGCGAAACGTTCTCCGTGGTGACGACCTCGAGGCTTTCGAGATCGAACCAGTAGAACTCGCCCGGGGCGGGCGGCGGAAACGAGTCGCGCGAGACCGTGATCTCGCAACCGACCAGCGTTGCCGCCTGGTCACGATCCGTGATGTCCGGCAGGGAGGCGACGATGCCCTTGCCCTGCGCGTTACCGCGGATCCCGCTCATCTCCCGTTCCACGCCCGGCGCGGTCAGCAGCCAGGGCTGGTACCGGAAGATCTGGAGGCGGGGCTCGGTCCAGCTTTCAAGCTTGACCTGGCCCTGCACACCATGGAGCCCAACGATGCGCCCTACGCGGACGCGCCGGCCAGGCTCCGTCGACATCAAGCTGCCAGCTTGCCGGCTTCCTTGACGAGGGCGCGGACCTTATCGGTCAGCTGCGCACCCTTGGCCACCCAGGCGTTGACCTTGGCGACGTCGAGCTCGAGACGCTTGTCAGCGCCCGAAGCGACCGGGTTGTAGTAGCCAACACGCTCGATGTTACGGCCATCGCGCGGGCTGCGCTGGTCGGTCACAACGATGTGATAAAACGGACGGCCCTTGGCGCCACCGCGCGAAAGACGAATCTTAACCATAAGTTACGTGCTCCAGAGTGCCGGATGCCGGCAAAGCGCGCGCGAGAAGCGGGCGCGGTAAAGCCGGACATTTTAGCCAAAGTTTTCAGAAATGGAAGTACCTGCGGGCACTTCCGTGGCCTTACGGCCGGTTTAACGCGGCGGCATCATCCCACCCATGCCGCCCATGCCCTTCAGGGCGCCACGCATCTGGCGCATGAGGCCCTTGCTGCCACCCTTCGACAGCTTGGACATCATCTTTTCCATCTGCATGAATTGCTTCAGCAGGCGGTTCACATCCGCCGGCTGGGTGCCGGAACCGCGTGCAACGCGGGCCTTGCGCGAGCCGTTCAGGAGATCCGGGTGGCGGCGCTCCTTCTTCGTCATCGAGCCAATGATGGCGACCATCTTCTTCAGTTCGCCGTCGTTGACCTTCGACTTCACGTTCTCAGGCAGGGCGGAGACGCCCGGCAGTTTGTCCATGAGGCCGGCGAGCCCGCCCATGTTGTTCATCTGTTCGAGCTGATCGCGCATATCGTTGAGATCGAAGCGCTTGCCCTTCATGACCTTCTCGGCCAGCTTCTGGGCTTTCTCGTGGTCGACCTTGCGCTCTACCTCTTCCACGAGCGACAGCACGTCGCCCATGCCGAGGATGCGCTGGGCGACGCGATCCGGGTGGAACGGCTCGAGGGCATCGGTCTTTTCACCGGCGCCGAGGAACTTGATGGGGCGACCGGTGATGTAGCGCACCGACAGGGCCGCACCGCCGCGGGCATCGCCGTCGGTCTTGGTGAGCACCACGCCGGTGAGCGGCAGCGCGTCAGCGAACGCCTTGGCGACGTTGGCCGCATCCTGGCCGGTCATCGAATCGACGACGAACAGGGTTTCGATCGGGTTGATGGCGCCGTGGAGGGACTTGATCTCCTCCATCATCGCTTCGTCGACGTGCAGGCGGCCGGCGGTATCCACCAGCAGCACGTCGATGACTTCGCGGCGGGCGGCGGCAACGGCGGCCTTCGCGATATCGACCGGGTTCTGGCCGGCTTCGGACGGGAAGAAGGACACGTCGACCTGCGAGGCCAGCGTGCGCAGCTGTTCGATAGCGGCCGGACGGTACACGTCGCAGCTGACCACCATGACGCGCTTCTTCTTCCGCTCCTTGAGGAAGCGGGCGAGCTTGCCGACGGTGGTGGTCTTACCAGCGCCCTGGAGGCCCGCCATGAGCACGACGGCTGGCGGCTGGGTGGCGAGGTTCAGCTCGCTGTTGGCGGCACCCATGACGGCGGTGAGCTCGTCGCTGACGACCTTGACCAGAGCCTGGCCCGGAGAAAGGCTCTTCAGCACGTCCTGGCCGACGGCACGGACCTTCACGCGCTCGACCAGCGCCTTCACCACCGGCAAGGCCACATCGGCCTCGAGCAGGGCGATGCGCACTTCGCGGAGGGTCTCGCGGATGTTTTCCTCGGTCAGCCGGCCGCGACCACGCAGGCGGTTAACGGTATCGGAGAGGCGTTGGCTGAGCGATTCAAACATGGCGGGAGCCGTCGGGGGATACGTGAACACCCGATTATAGCCGTTTACCACCCCGTAGGAGCCCACCCTGTGGGCGACATCTTTCGCGACACCGTCGCAGGACGCGTGGCATCAACCCGAAAGGCACCCCCGTGGCCGCCCACAAATGCCACTGTGTCGCATTCCGCTCCCCTGCCCCCTATGCCACACTGCGCCTCCATGATCGTCACCCTTTCGCTGGTCGCTATCTTCTTCTACCTGTCTGCTGCCGGCGTGCTCGCCCGGCCGCTGGTCACGGGTGGGCAACCGTTGGCGCGCTGGGGCATGGCCCTCGCCCTGGTGGCCGCTGCCACGCACGCCGGCGCCCTGCTCGGCGCGCACCGCGGCACGCTGGACCTGCACTTCTTCGCCGCCCTCTCCCTGGTGGCATGGATCGCCTCGGCGCTTACCCTGGCGGTGAACGTCTCACGGCCGGTCGCGGGCCTGGGCATCCTTATCTTCCCGCTCTCGGCGGCATTCCTGGCCATCGACGCCTTCCTCGCCCCGCGCACCGCGCCCATGGCGATGAGCTGGCAGATCGAGATGCACGTAACCATCGCGGTGTTCGCGTTTGGCTTCCTCTCGCTGGCCGCGGCACTTTCCATCCTGCTGGCCATCCAGGAACGCGCCCTGCGGCGCAGCCGCTTCGGCCACTGGGTTCGCGCCCTGCCCCCGCTCACGCTCACCGAAGTGCTGCTGTTCCGCCTGATCGCCGTGGGCTTCGTCTTGCTGACGCTCACCCTGATCACCGGCGCCCTGTTCGTGGGTGATCTGTTCAGCCAGCATCTCGTCCACAAGACGGTGCTGTCGATCGTGGCCTGGGTGATGTTCGGTGTGCTGCTGTGGGGCCGCTGGCGTTACGGGTGGCGCGGGATCCGTGCGGTGAACCTGACGCTCGCCGCCATGGCGATCCTGCTGCTGGCATTCTTCGGCACCAAGCTGGTGCTCGAGCTGATCCTGCATCGCACGGCCTGACGTTACGGCGTCACCGCTTCGTTGGCTTATCGCGCGCAAGCGCGCGATTCACTCCCGCGATGCGTCGATCGCTTGCGAAAGGCGTTCCACGGGAATGACTTCCATATCGCCGACACGGCCACGCTTCGGCGCGTTGGCCGCCGGAACCACGGCACGCCGGAAACCGTGCGTAGCCGCTTCCTTAAGGCGCTCTTCGCCATTCGGCACGGGGCGGATCTCACCGGAGAGGCCGACTTCGCCGAAGGCGATGGTCTTCTCGGGCAGCGGGCGATCACGCAGGCTCGATAGCACGGCCATCAGCACCGGCACGTCGGAAGCGGTTTCCTGCACGCGAATACCGCCCACCACGTTGACGAAGACGTCCTGATCGTAAGCGGCCACGCCGCCATGCCGGTGCAGTACTGCCAGCAGCATGGCGAGACGGTTCTGCTCCAGGCCCAGCACCACGCGGCGCGGATTGCCCAGCGACGACTGATCGACCAGCGCCTGCACTTCCACCAGCAGCGGGCGCGTACCTTCGCGCGTGACCATCACCGCACTGCCCGGGGTCGGACCGGCATGGGCGGAGAGGAAGATCGCCGACGGGTTGGGCACTTCACGCAGGCCCTTCTCCGACATGGCGAACACGCCCAGCTCGTTCACCGCGCCGAAGCGGTTCTTGAAAGCACGCAGTACGCGGAAACGACTGCCGGATTCGCCTTCGAAATACAGCACGGCATCGACCATGTGCTCGAGCACGCGCGGGCCAGCGATACCGCCCTCCTTGGTCACGTGACCCACGAGGAATACGGAGGTACCGGTTTCCTTGGCGAAGCGGGTCAGCTTGGCGGCCGATTCGCGCACCTGGCTCACCGAGCCTGGTGCCGCCGTAAGCATCTCGGTCCAGATCGTCTGGATGGAATCGATGACGAGGACACGCGGACGCGCCGCGGCGGCCTGCTCCAGGATGCGCTCGATACAGGTCTCCGCGAGCGCATGCAGCGGCGCCAGCGGCAGGTCCAAGCGCTGCGCACGGCCAGCCACCTGGGCCAGCGATTCTTCGCCCGTGACATACAGGCTCGGCAGCGTGACGCCGAGCGTCCCAAGCATTTGCAGCAGCAGCGTGGATTTGCCGATGCCGGGGTCGCCACCGATCAGCACCACGGACCCATCGACGAGACCACCGCCTAGCACGCGATCCAGCTCACTGATGCCGGTGTTCGTGCGCGCTTCGGCCGTCAGCAGGACTTCGGTGAGCGGTGTGATCTGCGGCGCGCCTGCCGCCCCACCGGCATAGCCGCCACGCCGCGCACCCGCGGTGGCCACGGCATTGGGCTTGGCCGGCTGGACCACGAATTCGGAGAGCACGTTCCATTCGCCGCATTCGGCGCACTGGCCCTGCCATTTGCTGTGTTCGGCGCCGCACTGGGTGCAGACGTAGGCGGTCTTGGCCTTGGCCATGGTGTTCGGTATTCCTCAAAAGCAGGCGGGCTATATAACGCACCCGCGTCGCACGGGGCGATACCGGGCGTCAGCCCTCGTCTTCCACGAAGAGTACGCGACGAGTCATGCCACAGGTGAGGTCGTACGAGATCGTCCCCGCGGCGGCCGCCACCGTTTCCACGGGCAGGCCTTCGCCCCACAGGGTGACGCGGTCGCCGACACGGGCATCCGGGACGCCGCGCAGATCGAGCGTGATCAGGTCCATCGAGACACGGCCGACCAGCGGCGCGAGCTTGCCATTGACCAGCACCGGCGTGCCCTGCGCCGCACTGCGCGGGTAGCCGTCGCCATAACCGATCGCCGCGACGCCCACCGCCATGTCTTCGGGGCAGGCGTAGGTGCCGTTGTAACCGACGCGTTCGCCCTTCGCGAGGTGATTGATCGCCACCAGGCGGGTCGCCAGCGTCATCGCAGGGTGGAAGCCGAAGTCGGCGCCGCTACGGCCTTCCACGACCGACAGGCCATACAGCAGGCCACCGGTGCGAACCCAATCGCCGCGCGCATCGGGCCAGCCAAGTACGGCAGCGGAGTTGGAAAGCGCGCGCGGGCCGTCCAGGCCCGCAGTGGCGTCGCGGAAGCGCTGGATCTGGGCAGCGGTGTCGTGCCCTTCGAACTCTTCGGATGACGCGAAATGAGTCATGAGGCCGACTTCAGGCGCTATCGCCGGCATGGCCTTCAGTAGCGCGTGCACCTCACGGGCACGATCCGGAGCGAATCCCAGTCGATGCATGCCGGTATCGACCTTGATCCATGCGGTGAGCGGCCCGCGCGACGGATCCGCTTTCGCCAGCCATGGCAGTTGGGCGTCATGGTGGATCAACGCCTCCAGTTTCAGGCGCTGCATTTCCGCGATATCGGCCGGCGTATCCGGGCCGGAAAGCACGACGATCCGCTGCTTGTGCCCCGCCGCACGCAAACGCAGGCCATCGGCAATGGCGGCAACGGCAAAGGCTTCGGCCTCCGCATCCAGTGCCCGGGCCACGCGCTCGAGGCCGTGGCCATAGGCATCGGCCTTCACCACGGCCATGACGCGCGCGCCGGTGGCCAGCGCGCGGACGCGAGCCAGGTTATGGCGCAAGGCACCGAGATGGATGGTGGCGACGGTGGTACGGCTCATGGATCGAAAGGGGCCACGCTAGCGGAGAAGACCACCCAGTCTAGCCGCATCCACCGGGCAACCGTGTGGCAGGGGTGTGGCGACCCAGGGCGTAAAAGCTTCTGTAGGAGCGCGCTTGCACGCGATGGGGCTTGCCGCCAGCCCCTACCGCGCGCAAGCGTGCTCCTGCCACAGCGGCTATTTAGCCAGGTCGAAGTTCTCCGACGACAACCAGCCACGGTTGCCGTGCTCGTCCTCCACCTCCCAGTTCACGCCC
This genomic interval carries:
- the rplS gene encoding 50S ribosomal protein L19 — its product is MNKLLQQFEAEQITRQLPDFGPGDTVVVNVKVKEGNRERVQAFEGICIAKRSRGLHSAFTVRKISHGTGVERVFQTHSAAIDSVEVKRKGKVRGAKLYFLRGLEGKAARIKEDVAAAAAAKAAKKAAAAAAAE
- a CDS encoding EAL domain-containing response regulator, coding for MKHDNVIRVLFIESSVEEAELLINVLRNGGIAVRPSRATTADEIQACLADQAPDLVLLNPTVPGVDPNQVLRQLDASGRDLAAIAVLEHLDDDQVADLLAGGARGVALRKRHDQILATVRREFQSLSMRRQVRRLETALRETERRCDSLLDSSRDAIAYVHEGMHVRVNQAYLEAFGFNEYDDIIGLPILDLISGTHADDFKNALRGVSKGEKTPPPMDLLARRDDGTTFKAAVEFAQATFEGEACLQIVFRQQTVDPALVAQLYQDPVTGLFNRARTLEHIDEAVAAAAAGRAGQAVLLIEPDNWKELVASAGIANADQVLANLAVRIKEALDEEDVPGVLGDHTFGIVLAPRGDLEHAALTERLRASIAEAIIDAGTRSLTVTVTVGGTLLAEKNANAETVLDQAQAALRNAQNQGGNRVELHDPAAREKADAEREQYWLDLVREALAQDGLRLYHQQIISLQDAAGEFYDILVRMRGPKGDVLPSYFFPVAERNGLLPAIDRWVLGHAIDALAHRENDGLTTTYFVKITAQSLEDPDLLPWLKRRLETAKLRRSQLVIAMPESKVLTMLRKAQEFSAGWRQSGGRFAIEQFGSGLNSFQMLTHVEADFLKIDRSFMTDLPQHPENQKRISDICKEGHATGKQTVAEWVEDAVSTSLLFACGVDFVQGNFLQEPAKVLAEEYLPV
- the rpsP gene encoding 30S ribosomal protein S16, with translation MVKIRLSRGGAKGRPFYHIVVTDQRSPRDGRNIERVGYYNPVASGADKRLELDVAKVNAWVAKGAQLTDKVRALVKEAGKLAA
- the ffh gene encoding signal recognition particle protein, whose translation is MFESLSQRLSDTVNRLRGRGRLTEENIRETLREVRIALLEADVALPVVKALVERVKVRAVGQDVLKSLSPGQALVKVVSDELTAVMGAANSELNLATQPPAVVLMAGLQGAGKTTTVGKLARFLKERKKKRVMVVSCDVYRPAAIEQLRTLASQVDVSFFPSEAGQNPVDIAKAAVAAARREVIDVLLVDTAGRLHVDEAMMEEIKSLHGAINPIETLFVVDSMTGQDAANVAKAFADALPLTGVVLTKTDGDARGGAALSVRYITGRPIKFLGAGEKTDALEPFHPDRVAQRILGMGDVLSLVEEVERKVDHEKAQKLAEKVMKGKRFDLNDMRDQLEQMNNMGGLAGLMDKLPGVSALPENVKSKVNDGELKKMVAIIGSMTKKERRHPDLLNGSRKARVARGSGTQPADVNRLLKQFMQMEKMMSKLSKGGSKGLMRQMRGALKGMGGMGGMMPPR
- the radA gene encoding DNA repair protein RadA gives rise to the protein MAKAKTAYVCTQCGAEHSKWQGQCAECGEWNVLSEFVVQPAKPNAVATAGARRGGYAGGAAGAPQITPLTEVLLTAEARTNTGISELDRVLGGGLVDGSVVLIGGDPGIGKSTLLLQMLGTLGVTLPSLYVTGEESLAQVAGRAQRLDLPLAPLHALAETCIERILEQAAAARPRVLVIDSIQTIWTEMLTAAPGSVSQVRESAAKLTRFAKETGTSVFLVGHVTKEGGIAGPRVLEHMVDAVLYFEGESGSRFRVLRAFKNRFGAVNELGVFAMSEKGLREVPNPSAIFLSAHAGPTPGSAVMVTREGTRPLLVEVQALVDQSSLGNPRRVVLGLEQNRLAMLLAVLHRHGGVAAYDQDVFVNVVGGIRVQETASDVPVLMAVLSSLRDRPLPEKTIAFGEVGLSGEIRPVPNGEERLKEAATHGFRRAVVPAANAPKRGRVGDMEVIPVERLSQAIDASRE
- the alr gene encoding alanine racemase, whose translation is MSRTTVATIHLGALRHNLARVRALATGARVMAVVKADAYGHGLERVARALDAEAEAFAVAAIADGLRLRAAGHKQRIVVLSGPDTPADIAEMQRLKLEALIHHDAQLPWLAKADPSRGPLTAWIKVDTGMHRLGFAPDRAREVHALLKAMPAIAPEVGLMTHFASSEEFEGHDTAAQIQRFRDATAGLDGPRALSNSAAVLGWPDARGDWVRTGGLLYGLSVVEGRSGADFGFHPAMTLATRLVAINHLAKGERVGYNGTYACPEDMAVGVAAIGYGDGYPRSAAQGTPVLVNGKLAPLVGRVSMDLITLDLRGVPDARVGDRVTLWGEGLPVETVAAAAGTISYDLTCGMTRRVLFVEDEG
- the trmD gene encoding tRNA (guanosine(37)-N1)-methyltransferase TrmD, whose protein sequence is MRIDVVTLFPDFVRQSAGIGVVGRAQQRELLQVEAWNPRDFATDNYRTVDGRPFGGGPGMVMLIEPLRATLAAIREAAPEPVHVIYLSPQGARLTQKRVEALANMPRIALICGRYEGVDERFVQHEVDEELSIGDYVLSGGELGAAVVIDAVGRLQEGALNDAQSHQQDSFSDGLLDCPHYTRPVQHDAWGGVPEVLLSGDHAAIARWRRKQSLGRTWLRRPDLLTQLVLDDQSRALLDEFRREYSRPNGAAGDDRRNKY
- the rimM gene encoding ribosome maturation factor RimM (Essential for efficient processing of 16S rRNA), which translates into the protein MSTEPGRRVRVGRIVGLHGVQGQVKLESWTEPRLQIFRYQPWLLTAPGVEREMSGIRGNAQGKGIVASLPDITDRDQAATLVGCEITVSRDSFPPPAPGEFYWFDLESLEVVTTENVSLGRVSHLFSTGANDVMVVKDGEKERLVPFVQGPYVQSVDFDAGRIVVDWDPEF
- a CDS encoding cytochrome C assembly family protein, translating into MIVTLSLVAIFFYLSAAGVLARPLVTGGQPLARWGMALALVAAATHAGALLGAHRGTLDLHFFAALSLVAWIASALTLAVNVSRPVAGLGILIFPLSAAFLAIDAFLAPRTAPMAMSWQIEMHVTIAVFAFGFLSLAAALSILLAIQERALRRSRFGHWVRALPPLTLTEVLLFRLIAVGFVLLTLTLITGALFVGDLFSQHLVHKTVLSIVAWVMFGVLLWGRWRYGWRGIRAVNLTLAAMAILLLAFFGTKLVLELILHRTA